From the genome of Acidobacteriota bacterium, one region includes:
- a CDS encoding GWxTD domain-containing protein, translating to MKKMKTIFFGLCIAFSFLHTHLAQEKSENGGFKRWIEGPIRYIITSKEEKAFKKLKTDTQRAYFIYRFWYKRDATPGTVRNEFREVFWDRVLTANAMFNETSKPGWKTDRGKIFILLGPPDIIESDTHPDVPFPPPLVGSEGKDTTLSDATILMTGQSATAVSDSRQLRVDTGFRGIERWTYLQSRSKNLPPHLIVAFYRSSSNEYILSDNPQHYTYLFPGLAARPDSSAFFIFQRDSIMATNPRADIQFSRYVDYTPPFSFENSIAFKLDLGEALEAPTVEELIDEAVTTSEFFNTIQGTFATLFFMNAAKETYVILQCTVPKKEILAEGGREPAFVSIFGRIESKEDRETHYSFASDAIVPGNIIDDGENLILLSRVMIPPGDYRAKIGILNLPHGSAGNFEIEIQVPDIPVERPALSSLVLTSSMEYHDDPGSKFARNILIKPKASFEFSRNEEFGVYFVVYNVFGDPESSLPDFTITYRFCRKEGEHCRAIGMPIQKKNLKYEIQGWTFPLKDWPQGDFILEVEVVDNISGGSASKSVFFSVK from the coding sequence ATGAAAAAAATGAAGACAATTTTCTTCGGCTTATGCATAGCGTTTTCTTTTCTTCATACTCACCTGGCGCAAGAAAAAAGTGAAAATGGCGGTTTCAAGAGGTGGATTGAAGGTCCAATCCGATATATCATAACTTCAAAAGAAGAGAAAGCCTTTAAGAAGCTGAAAACCGATACTCAGCGTGCCTATTTCATATACAGGTTCTGGTATAAACGCGATGCCACTCCGGGAACGGTAAGGAATGAGTTCAGGGAAGTCTTCTGGGATAGGGTCCTCACGGCAAATGCAATGTTCAACGAAACATCGAAGCCGGGATGGAAGACCGACAGGGGAAAGATCTTCATCCTTCTCGGGCCTCCCGACATCATCGAGAGCGACACCCATCCAGATGTTCCCTTTCCCCCACCCCTTGTTGGTTCGGAAGGGAAAGACACAACCTTATCCGATGCCACCATTTTGATGACGGGGCAATCTGCCACTGCCGTATCAGATTCTAGACAGTTGAGAGTCGATACTGGATTCCGGGGTATCGAGAGGTGGACATACCTTCAATCCAGGAGTAAGAACCTTCCACCTCACCTGATAGTCGCCTTCTACCGGAGCAGTTCAAATGAATACATTCTGAGCGATAACCCACAACATTACACGTACCTTTTTCCAGGGTTAGCAGCAAGGCCTGATTCTTCCGCTTTCTTCATCTTCCAGAGAGACTCCATAATGGCCACAAATCCCCGGGCAGACATCCAATTCTCCCGATACGTTGATTACACACCTCCTTTCTCTTTTGAAAATAGCATTGCCTTCAAGCTCGACCTCGGTGAAGCACTCGAAGCCCCGACTGTGGAAGAACTCATCGATGAAGCCGTAACGACCTCTGAATTCTTCAACACGATCCAGGGAACATTTGCGACCCTCTTCTTCATGAACGCAGCAAAGGAAACTTACGTCATCCTGCAGTGCACAGTTCCCAAGAAAGAGATCCTCGCTGAGGGAGGGAGAGAGCCTGCGTTCGTATCCATCTTTGGCAGGATCGAAAGCAAGGAAGATCGGGAGACCCATTACTCCTTCGCTAGCGATGCCATCGTTCCGGGAAACATCATTGATGACGGAGAGAATCTCATCCTTCTATCCCGCGTCATGATTCCTCCCGGAGATTACCGCGCCAAGATCGGGATACTGAACCTGCCCCATGGATCAGCGGGGAACTTCGAAATTGAGATTCAGGTTCCGGACATCCCTGTTGAAAGACCTGCCCTCAGCAGCCTTGTCCTGACCAGCTCTATGGAGTATCATGATGATCCCGGCAGCAAATTTGCCCGAAACATCCTCATCAAGCCAAAAGCCTCTTTCGAGTTCAGCAGGAATGAGGAATTTGGCGTGTATTTCGTCGTCTATAACGTCTTCGGCGATCCTGAGAGCTCACTTCCCGATTTCACGATCACCTACCGATTTTGCAGGAAAGAGGGGGAACACTGCAGGGCCATCGGAATGCCGATCCAGAAGAAAAACCTGAAATACGAGATTCAGGGATGGACCTTCCCTTTAAAGGATTGGCCTCAGGGGGACTTCATCCTCGAGGTCGAAGTCGTGGATAACATTTCTGGAGGTTCTGCTTCAAAGAGTGTTTTCTTCTCCGTGAAATGA
- a CDS encoding response regulator yields the protein MSRCRDLCDLKLPDIDGLEILRRCRQVSPQSVFVMITAYGTVETAVEAMKIGAFDFLEKPFSYDRLLDVVKRSLDVKKSCAMVPEESFPPPKYPVGFDQIVGTSPCMQEVYGVIESTVAPARGEWITPDDLPANINGRRRGISADFSSPLKEARQKLLSSFEREYLISVLTENEWNISRTARFCGVNRRTLQRLLKKYEIIFREPDELS from the coding sequence ATGTCCCGGTGCAGAGACCTGTGCGACCTAAAGCTCCCTGACATCGATGGGTTAGAGATTCTTAGAAGATGCAGGCAAGTCTCGCCGCAGAGCGTTTTCGTGATGATCACGGCTTACGGCACCGTAGAGACCGCCGTGGAAGCGATGAAGATAGGAGCCTTCGATTTCCTGGAGAAGCCCTTCTCCTACGATAGGCTTCTGGACGTCGTCAAACGGTCTCTTGATGTGAAGAAGAGCTGTGCTATGGTTCCGGAAGAGAGCTTTCCGCCACCAAAGTATCCGGTAGGTTTTGACCAGATCGTCGGGACCAGCCCATGTATGCAAGAAGTTTACGGCGTCATCGAGAGCACCGTTGCTCCTGCCAGGGGTGAATGGATCACGCCGGACGACCTGCCAGCAAACATCAACGGACGGAGAAGAGGGATCAGCGCCGACTTCAGCAGCCCCCTCAAAGAGGCCAGGCAAAAGCTGCTCAGCAGCTTTGAAAGGGAGTATCTCATAAGTGTCCTGACGGAGAACGAATGGAACATCAGCAGAACGGCCAGGTTCTGCGGAGTGAACCGCCGGACCTTGCAGAGGCTTCTGAAGAAGTACGAGATCATATTCAGAGAACCTGACGAACTGTCCTAG
- a CDS encoding L,D-transpeptidase, with product MIDVDREMLEELQEAAPEPESKKKGWRIFRILSLAAASLVVLFSLFIFSSGYSYIGYSQESVIIRHAWDNLYQQSVNDWKEIDKQITGMKNKNKKMKKTLEAFMPKSEYIVIDSAYNRLYLRKGDKTLLDAVCSAGSGAILVDTPSGRKWVFDTPRGEFQILSKQENPVWKKPDWAFIEEGKQIPKEPSERFEYGMLGEYALYFSKNGYLIHGTLYERLLGKSITHGCIRVGRDDLRVLYQLTKIGTKVYAY from the coding sequence ATGATAGACGTAGATCGTGAAATGCTTGAAGAGTTGCAGGAAGCGGCGCCCGAGCCTGAATCGAAAAAGAAAGGCTGGCGGATCTTCAGAATCCTCTCATTGGCTGCTGCGAGCCTCGTCGTACTTTTTTCTCTCTTTATCTTCAGTTCCGGTTACAGCTATATAGGCTATTCTCAAGAGTCCGTGATCATCAGACACGCCTGGGATAATCTCTATCAGCAGTCCGTCAATGACTGGAAAGAGATAGACAAACAGATTACCGGCATGAAGAACAAGAACAAAAAGATGAAGAAGACTTTGGAAGCCTTTATGCCAAAATCGGAGTACATCGTTATCGATTCAGCTTACAATCGTCTTTATTTGAGGAAAGGAGATAAGACTCTTCTCGATGCGGTCTGCTCGGCGGGAAGCGGGGCCATCCTTGTGGATACTCCCAGCGGAAGGAAATGGGTTTTCGACACGCCCCGGGGGGAGTTCCAGATCCTGAGCAAGCAGGAGAACCCGGTCTGGAAGAAACCGGATTGGGCTTTCATCGAAGAGGGAAAGCAAATTCCGAAGGAGCCTTCCGAGCGATTCGAATACGGGATGCTTGGTGAATATGCTCTCTACTTCAGCAAGAATGGCTACCTGATCCACGGGACTCTTTACGAGAGACTGCTGGGAAAAAGCATCACGCATGGTTGCATCAGGGTCGGCAGGGACGACCTGCGAGTCCTATACCAATTGACAAAGATAGGAACGAAAGTGTATGCCTATTGA
- a CDS encoding Fe-S-containing hydro-lyase — MVEKIVRTPIDDRTVESLKAGDIVKISGKVLTGRDAAHKKMIDLIDSGKELPFDIKGQIIYYVGPTPAKPGMVIGSAGPTTSSRMDSYAPKLIERGLKGMIGKGYRSGDVVEAMKKYKAVYFGAVGGAGALLSKTIVGSEILAWEELGTEAVRILDVRDLPATVIIDCNGNDLYAMGRAKYEKPQK, encoded by the coding sequence ATGGTGGAAAAGATCGTGAGAACACCAATAGATGACAGGACCGTGGAATCATTGAAGGCCGGGGATATCGTCAAGATCAGCGGGAAGGTCCTGACGGGAAGAGATGCGGCCCACAAGAAGATGATCGATCTGATCGATTCGGGCAAAGAGCTACCCTTCGATATCAAGGGACAGATCATTTACTATGTCGGACCGACACCAGCGAAGCCTGGAATGGTAATCGGATCTGCAGGCCCGACCACCTCTTCAAGAATGGATTCCTACGCGCCGAAGCTCATCGAGAGAGGTCTCAAGGGAATGATCGGAAAGGGGTACAGGAGCGGGGATGTGGTGGAAGCCATGAAGAAATACAAAGCAGTCTACTTTGGTGCCGTTGGCGGAGCAGGCGCCCTTCTTTCAAAGACGATAGTAGGCTCTGAAATCTTGGCCTGGGAGGAGCTAGGCACGGAAGCGGTGAGAATCCTCGATGTCAGAGATCTTCCCGCAACAGTCATCATCGACTGCAACGGGAACGATCTATACGCCATGGGGAGAGCGAAGTACGAGAAGCCACAGAAGTGA
- a CDS encoding 4Fe-4S binding protein gives MVQGAGAAGGVVALGEMVIMDPITSVINDELCSGCKVCVSVCPYDAITFDAEKKISHVEEVTCKGCGACVAACPSGAAHQNFYLDSQITAEINGALL, from the coding sequence GTGGTGCAGGGTGCCGGCGCGGCAGGGGGTGTCGTCGCTCTCGGCGAAATGGTAATCATGGATCCGATTACCTCGGTCATCAATGATGAACTCTGCTCAGGATGCAAGGTCTGTGTCTCGGTCTGCCCCTATGATGCCATTACCTTCGACGCTGAGAAGAAGATCAGCCATGTCGAGGAGGTTACATGCAAGGGGTGCGGCGCGTGCGTGGCAGCCTGTCCGTCAGGAGCCGCCCACCAGAATTTCTATCTCGATTCACAAATCACCGCCGAAATTAACGGCGCTCTTCTTTGA
- a CDS encoding NADH-quinone oxidoreductase subunit F, with the protein MSCGGCPSNWAPSLNEIPFYFKQMKIALRNCGFINPDSIEEYIARGGYFALHKVLTQFQPEQVIQEISDSGLRGRGGAGFPTGRKWFYCRAAKGDERYVVCNADEGDSGAY; encoded by the coding sequence ATGTCCTGCGGCGGGTGTCCGAGCAACTGGGCCCCCTCCCTGAACGAAATTCCTTTCTACTTCAAACAGATGAAGATCGCTTTGCGGAATTGCGGCTTCATCAATCCGGACTCTATCGAAGAGTATATAGCTCGAGGCGGTTATTTCGCTCTGCACAAAGTCCTGACCCAGTTTCAGCCGGAACAGGTCATCCAGGAGATTAGTGATTCCGGCCTGCGTGGTCGCGGCGGCGCCGGTTTCCCGACCGGCCGTAAATGGTTCTACTGTCGCGCGGCAAAGGGTGATGAGAGATATGTCGTCTGCAATGCCGATGAAGGAGACTCCGGCGCTTAC
- a CDS encoding HD domain-containing phosphohydrolase — MEVNLKKAVTELIYNMTVAITDSSLYSETHPMVIQRAEKCVSILNELFETRTSFSIMILQDEIVMDRQLLPDKGIYAKNFIKKMNRKGVENITFSSGVTSGELLSFIAQLAKPGKTLTTSFKHIMTGKVEVRIKPLMKSEILEEIEEEHGRVYTKEEIERLREAYQDASRFKKLDIIGLEDMVVNFIAVYKREANILSLLPKVKTYSEYTYTHATNVSIISMFQAESLGFSGTILHQIGISALLHDVGKMFIPTEILEKEETLTIEEWEEMKRHTLYGAKYLASLKNVPKLSIIAALEHHRKYDGSGYPDLCYRRNGQHLCSQIISISDFFDALRTERPYRKPLDTAHILGLLRHNAGKEFNPLLARNFISLMKNYVIPQAPHITDPLLVG; from the coding sequence ATGGAAGTAAATTTGAAAAAAGCCGTCACCGAGTTGATATACAACATGACGGTTGCCATAACGGACAGTTCCCTTTACTCAGAAACCCATCCCATGGTGATCCAGAGAGCAGAGAAATGCGTCTCAATCCTTAACGAACTCTTCGAGACGCGCACTTCTTTTAGCATAATGATACTGCAGGACGAGATAGTCATGGACAGACAGCTCCTCCCCGACAAGGGGATCTACGCCAAGAACTTCATCAAGAAGATGAATAGAAAGGGAGTCGAGAACATAACCTTTTCAAGCGGTGTCACCTCCGGGGAGCTTCTCTCTTTCATCGCGCAGCTTGCCAAGCCCGGGAAGACGCTGACAACCTCGTTCAAACATATCATGACGGGGAAAGTGGAAGTCCGCATCAAGCCTCTGATGAAATCAGAAATTCTGGAAGAGATCGAAGAGGAACACGGGAGGGTGTATACCAAAGAAGAGATAGAGAGGCTCAGGGAAGCATATCAGGATGCCAGTCGCTTCAAGAAACTTGATATCATTGGATTAGAAGATATGGTTGTCAACTTCATCGCAGTTTACAAGAGGGAAGCCAATATCCTGAGTCTTCTCCCAAAGGTTAAGACTTACAGCGAATACACTTACACTCATGCTACCAACGTTTCCATCATCAGCATGTTTCAGGCTGAATCGCTCGGCTTCAGCGGAACCATCCTCCATCAGATTGGAATATCGGCTCTCCTCCATGATGTGGGAAAGATGTTTATCCCGACGGAGATACTGGAAAAGGAAGAAACCCTCACGATCGAGGAATGGGAGGAGATGAAGCGCCACACTCTCTATGGCGCGAAATATCTCGCGTCTCTGAAGAATGTCCCCAAGCTCTCGATCATCGCGGCTCTGGAACATCACAGAAAATACGACGGAAGTGGCTATCCTGACCTCTGCTACAGAAGAAACGGGCAGCATCTCTGCAGCCAGATAATCTCCATTTCGGATTTCTTCGATGCTCTGAGAACCGAGCGCCCATACCGAAAACCCCTGGATACCGCCCACATCCTGGGGCTACTTCGTCACAATGCGGGAAAGGAGTTCAATCCGCTCCTCGCCAGAAACTTCATTAGCCTGATGAAGAACTATGTGATTCCCCAAGCACCGCATATAACCGATCCTCTTTTGGTAGGATAA
- a CDS encoding L,D-transpeptidase, whose translation MKKFIVWASIVIIILLIGFFAVAYAMRDLPPEEIRKNAWAAIGNARREEAAKYSEDYLIKAESAYRLGLRLAGRESARLFFLRDFDVARSRFEDALHNAELAAESARGSRESLKFNAESSMNKGRDLVQGIDNLRKTIRLDEIRALKLRRGKIALHEAQIYYRAGEYADAAETAEKAIDQLENVQEMAVGVAKRYMDRDHIQKWKRWISETIEHSRERGTTAIIVDKLKHMLSLYQNGERLKSYKADLGFNFINDKFYAGDNATPEGKYKVIKKKGRGQTIYYKALLLNYPNHDDWQRFQQAKNRGYISKNARIGGMIEIHGEGGKNADWTKGCVALSNKDMDELFALIEIGTPVTIVGSADFNREFTEFVERNGNSK comes from the coding sequence ATGAAGAAGTTTATAGTCTGGGCATCAATCGTCATCATAATATTGCTAATTGGTTTTTTCGCTGTAGCCTACGCCATGAGGGATCTTCCGCCTGAAGAGATCAGGAAGAACGCCTGGGCTGCCATCGGGAATGCCAGAAGGGAAGAGGCAGCAAAATATTCTGAGGATTATCTCATCAAGGCAGAAAGCGCTTACCGGCTCGGGCTGCGACTGGCTGGAAGAGAGTCGGCCCGTCTCTTTTTCCTGAGAGATTTTGACGTTGCCCGCTCCCGTTTCGAGGATGCTCTTCACAATGCGGAGCTTGCAGCAGAATCGGCAAGGGGGAGCAGGGAATCACTGAAGTTCAATGCCGAATCGAGCATGAACAAGGGAAGAGATCTCGTTCAGGGAATCGATAATCTAAGGAAGACGATCAGGCTCGACGAGATCCGAGCCCTCAAGCTAAGGAGAGGGAAAATCGCTCTCCATGAAGCGCAGATTTATTACAGGGCCGGGGAGTATGCCGATGCCGCCGAAACGGCGGAGAAGGCAATCGACCAGCTTGAAAACGTCCAGGAAATGGCCGTAGGTGTCGCTAAGAGGTACATGGACCGGGATCATATTCAGAAGTGGAAGAGATGGATTAGCGAAACCATCGAACATTCCAGAGAACGTGGAACGACCGCCATCATCGTGGACAAACTCAAGCACATGCTTTCCCTCTATCAGAATGGAGAGAGATTGAAATCATACAAGGCTGATCTGGGATTCAACTTCATTAACGACAAGTTCTATGCTGGAGACAACGCCACTCCGGAGGGGAAATACAAAGTGATCAAGAAAAAAGGGAGAGGCCAAACCATCTACTATAAGGCGCTCCTGCTCAATTATCCCAATCATGATGATTGGCAGCGATTCCAGCAGGCAAAGAATCGCGGCTACATCTCGAAGAATGCCCGCATCGGCGGTATGATTGAGATCCACGGGGAAGGAGGGAAGAATGCAGACTGGACGAAGGGATGCGTGGCCCTTTCCAACAAAGACATGGATGAGCTCTTTGCTCTCATTGAAATCGGGACGCCTGTTACGATCGTGGGAAGCGCGGATTTCAACAGAGAGTTCACCGAATTCGTCGAGCGAAATGGGAACAGCAAATGA
- the asnA gene encoding aspartate--ammonia ligase, producing MIDKKADLAGPGIGNYEDLEKILPDDYTPLLDRRETMKALYATKNYIEENLCKELNLIMVQVPLIVDVESGVNDMLDRDGSRTPIQFHISNDYNKNPIDAQVVQAATKWKRVALKQFGMKPGEGICTDMRAVRKDYFLDHDHSAYVDQWDWERVITPDQRNLNFLKEIVRKIWKVIKGAETIVHDLYPQLKTKKYSTLPDELVFIHAEDILDRFPDLPRKQRETMILQEYPAIFIIGVGWPLKDGYPHEMRAADYDDWITETVSEDGRPMHGLNGDILVWNPVTRRRHELTSMGIRINAETLIKQLEMSNQLDLLKTPYHQGIYKNELPLSIGGGIGQSRTMMLLLRKAHLGEVSVTVWPKILKEICAKRNIHVLE from the coding sequence ATGATAGACAAGAAGGCAGATCTGGCAGGGCCTGGTATAGGAAATTATGAAGATCTTGAAAAGATCCTTCCAGATGATTACACACCCCTGCTGGATCGTAGAGAAACCATGAAAGCTCTCTATGCAACGAAAAACTACATCGAAGAGAATCTCTGCAAAGAGCTTAATCTGATAATGGTGCAGGTCCCGTTGATCGTGGACGTGGAGAGCGGCGTTAACGACATGCTGGACCGCGATGGCTCGAGAACACCTATCCAGTTCCACATCTCCAATGATTATAATAAAAACCCTATCGACGCCCAGGTCGTGCAGGCTGCGACAAAGTGGAAACGTGTGGCTCTGAAACAGTTCGGCATGAAACCCGGCGAGGGAATATGCACAGACATGCGCGCGGTTCGGAAGGACTACTTCCTCGATCATGATCACAGCGCCTATGTGGACCAGTGGGATTGGGAACGAGTCATAACTCCTGACCAGCGTAATCTGAATTTCCTGAAAGAGATCGTCAGGAAGATATGGAAAGTCATCAAGGGTGCCGAAACCATTGTTCATGATCTGTATCCTCAATTAAAAACGAAAAAATATTCGACTCTTCCCGATGAACTAGTATTTATACATGCCGAGGATATTCTCGATCGGTTTCCCGATCTGCCCAGAAAGCAGAGGGAGACCATGATCCTCCAGGAATATCCTGCCATTTTCATTATCGGTGTTGGCTGGCCTTTGAAGGATGGTTATCCTCATGAGATGAGAGCCGCAGATTACGACGACTGGATTACCGAGACTGTCTCCGAGGACGGAAGACCGATGCATGGCCTCAACGGCGATATCCTTGTCTGGAATCCGGTGACAAGGCGACGACACGAGCTCACATCTATGGGTATTCGTATCAACGCGGAAACCCTCATTAAGCAGCTTGAGATGTCTAACCAGCTTGATCTTCTCAAAACGCCCTACCATCAGGGAATCTATAAGAACGAGCTCCCACTCAGCATCGGTGGCGGTATCGGACAGTCCCGCACAATGATGCTCCTGCTCAGAAAAGCTCACCTTGGAGAAGTCAGCGTCACGGTATGGCCAAAGATACTCAAGGAGATTTGCGCCAAGAGAAATATCCATGTGCTCGAGTAG
- a CDS encoding M1 family aminopeptidase has translation MKLKKHALRFFTITFLASCSLMLQQRDSLQAEVLPKVSETSEAWKIISHHLLVQLDIEKHLLNVTDTLTVLPGQDRLDLFLNSSFRVHSVFCDSSSQKLKFYLSKDYDLSEFYSSITDDIEEGYENASLLTINVPRRVAYGKKQITITISYEGKLYDPPGTTEFSRQKVADQTTGIIGEEGVYLSEASHWYPTRPRALSTFRMEVTLPSSYEVISEGDFAGRSVDGECATIIWDVPYPTEALHLVAGKYVITKSRYEEIEVSTYFFPEEQGLSEQYITAVKRYLKMYEEMIGKYPYKKFAVVENFFSTGYGMPSFTLLGREVIRLPFIVSTSLGHEVAHNWWGNSVFVDYETGNWCEGLTTYLADYHYKELESEKEAEQYRREICRDYTNYVAQSGEDFPLTYFHQRTTPATRAIGYGKSLMIFHMLRKLVGSNLFYDTLKEFYCKSAWRYASWKDIRDVFEEKSGKDLGWFFKLWVEKSGAPILRLENPSYRMKEDGYHVAFDIIQEPNCYLSIPYEIQTEDGPVSAGSLNPAIPGTVQAEIGADYGSVRTHYEVLVGSLPLSLSVDPHQEVFRKLHPEEIPPILSGVLGDRGHLIVILHDEDQSLQAAYAEIAGSLSRTGEARIVKLEDLTDDDLRRNSILILGNASNVKKFKDVIGAFPETFSLLRDSFTLNGRTYGRDSSVLFTVKNPWNSSKTIAIFAGFNPDPVKTSGRKLPHYGKYSFLSFTLGENKDKGILPVASSPLIHRFPPRGSDSTR, from the coding sequence ATGAAACTAAAGAAACATGCGTTGAGATTTTTCACTATCACTTTTCTGGCAAGTTGTAGTCTCATGCTACAGCAAAGGGACAGCCTCCAGGCAGAGGTTTTACCGAAAGTGTCGGAAACTTCCGAAGCCTGGAAAATCATCTCGCATCATCTGCTGGTCCAGCTCGATATAGAAAAACATCTTCTGAACGTAACGGATACACTTACGGTCTTGCCCGGCCAGGACCGTCTGGATCTATTCCTGAACTCTTCATTCAGGGTTCATTCCGTTTTCTGTGATTCATCTTCGCAAAAACTGAAGTTCTATCTTTCCAAAGATTACGATCTTTCCGAATTCTATTCTTCCATAACCGATGACATCGAAGAGGGTTATGAAAACGCCTCGCTCCTTACTATTAACGTTCCCAGGAGAGTTGCCTATGGCAAGAAACAAATTACCATAACGATCTCCTATGAGGGGAAACTTTATGACCCTCCCGGGACGACTGAGTTTTCAAGACAGAAGGTAGCGGATCAGACCACCGGAATCATTGGTGAGGAAGGGGTCTACCTTTCAGAAGCCTCTCACTGGTATCCGACCAGGCCCAGAGCTCTATCAACATTTCGCATGGAAGTAACGCTCCCTTCTTCCTATGAAGTCATTTCGGAGGGAGATTTTGCAGGAAGGAGTGTAGATGGGGAGTGTGCTACGATAATATGGGACGTTCCATATCCAACGGAAGCGCTTCATCTTGTTGCTGGGAAGTATGTCATCACGAAATCTCGATACGAAGAAATAGAAGTCTCAACATACTTCTTTCCGGAAGAGCAGGGACTCTCCGAGCAGTACATCACAGCCGTAAAGAGATACCTGAAGATGTACGAAGAAATGATAGGGAAATATCCTTACAAAAAATTTGCCGTCGTCGAGAACTTCTTCTCCACGGGATATGGCATGCCCTCCTTCACACTCCTGGGAAGGGAAGTCATCAGGCTTCCCTTCATCGTTTCGACGTCGCTCGGGCACGAAGTTGCCCACAATTGGTGGGGGAACTCCGTATTCGTCGATTATGAAACGGGGAACTGGTGTGAGGGATTGACGACCTATCTCGCCGATTATCATTATAAGGAGTTAGAATCGGAGAAAGAGGCAGAACAGTACAGGCGGGAAATCTGCCGCGATTATACGAACTACGTTGCACAGTCAGGAGAAGATTTTCCGCTCACATATTTCCACCAACGAACCACTCCTGCAACGAGAGCCATAGGGTACGGTAAGAGCCTCATGATCTTTCACATGCTGAGAAAGTTAGTGGGATCTAACCTGTTCTATGATACGTTGAAAGAGTTTTATTGCAAGAGCGCATGGAGATACGCCTCTTGGAAGGACATAAGGGATGTCTTCGAGGAAAAGAGCGGCAAGGATCTGGGCTGGTTCTTCAAGTTATGGGTTGAGAAGAGCGGAGCTCCGATCCTGAGGCTTGAGAACCCCTCATATCGAATGAAAGAGGACGGATATCATGTTGCATTCGATATTATCCAGGAGCCGAATTGCTATCTATCCATTCCTTATGAGATCCAAACGGAAGATGGGCCGGTGAGTGCAGGAAGCCTGAATCCTGCAATCCCTGGCACGGTTCAAGCCGAAATCGGGGCGGACTACGGTTCTGTCCGGACGCATTATGAAGTGCTTGTGGGATCCCTTCCTCTTTCCTTAAGCGTGGATCCACATCAGGAAGTCTTCAGAAAACTGCATCCCGAGGAGATCCCGCCCATTTTGAGTGGTGTTCTTGGAGATCGGGGGCATCTCATCGTGATTTTGCACGATGAGGATCAATCACTGCAGGCAGCCTACGCCGAAATTGCTGGCAGTCTCTCCAGAACAGGAGAAGCGAGGATAGTCAAACTCGAAGACTTGACCGATGATGACCTTCGCAGAAATTCTATCCTGATCCTTGGCAACGCATCAAACGTGAAGAAGTTCAAGGATGTCATCGGCGCCTTTCCGGAGACATTCTCACTTTTGAGGGATTCCTTCACGCTCAACGGCAGAACCTACGGGAGGGATTCATCCGTCCTCTTTACTGTGAAGAACCCATGGAACAGCAGCAAGACGATCGCCATCTTTGCCGGTTTCAATCCAGATCCTGTGAAGACATCTGGAAGAAAGCTTCCCCATTACGGCAAATATTCTTTTCTCTCCTTCACTCTGGGAGAAAACAAGGATAAAGGCATTCTCCCCGTAGCCAGCAGCCCTCTGATCCACAGATTCCCGCCTCGGGGCAGCGATTCAACCAGATAA
- a CDS encoding FAD-dependent oxidoreductase — translation MKRVFYQVPLQVRTVPVNSNALVVGGGITGIDAALKIASAGRKVYLVEREPSIGGHMADLDKTFPTLDCAACILSTGYSSQGIERGDFHGT, via the coding sequence GTGAAACGAGTCTTCTACCAGGTGCCTCTGCAGGTGCGGACGGTGCCGGTCAATTCGAACGCCCTCGTCGTCGGAGGCGGCATCACGGGGATCGACGCTGCCTTGAAGATTGCCAGCGCGGGCCGCAAGGTCTATCTCGTCGAGCGAGAACCTTCCATAGGCGGGCACATGGCTGATCTGGACAAAACCTTTCCCACTCTGGACTGCGCCGCATGCATCCTCTCAACCGGCTATTCCTCACAAGGGATAGAAAGAGGAGATTTCCATGGAACTTAG